One Fusarium musae strain F31 chromosome 6, whole genome shotgun sequence DNA segment encodes these proteins:
- a CDS encoding hypothetical protein (EggNog:ENOG41~BUSCO:EOG09264XJC) has protein sequence MASDAVFVLPGDIIDPSLIPSHPKKPLRLGPGLRHVPPNDIVPTVAGQLVTDRQKNAIRVENARGKYTPRVGELVIGTVQRSAADLFYVTLSDYTAPALLPQLSFEGATKKTRPQLTAGALVYARIALANRHMDPEIECVSSSTGKSEGLGPLTGGMLYTVSLGMARRLMMPKSVQEGQVVVLEELGNAGLQFETATGRNGKFWVDSENVKTVIAVGRAVLETDEKRLDVEEQKKLVRKIIKDLS, from the exons atggcatctGATGCGGTGTTCGTACTGCCAGGCGATATCATTGATCCGTCTCTTATTCCTTCACATCCTAAGAAGCCTCTGCGGCTCGGTCCTGGCCTACGACATGTGCCTCCCAACGACATCGTTCCCACAGTCGCTGGCCAACTTGTAACTGATCGGCAAAAGAATGCAATTCGTGTAGAGAATGCTCGAGGAAAG TATACCCCTCGCGTCGGTGAGCTCGTCATCGGGACCGTCCAGCGCAGCGCTGCCGACTTATTCTATGTTACTCTCTCCGACTATACCGCGCCTGCTCTTCTACCACAACTTTCTTTCGAAGGCGCCACGAAGAAGACCCGTCCTCAGCTTACCGCGGGTGCACTGGTGTACGCACGGATTGCTCTCGCCAACCGCCACATGGACCCAGAGATCGAATGCgtatcttcttcaacaggaAAATCCGAGGGTCTGGGCCCTTTAACAGGCGGAATGCTCTACACCGTGTCACTTGGGATGGCTCGACGTCTGATGATGCCCAAGAGTGTGCAAGAAGGCCAGGTTGTGGTGCTGGAAGAGCTCGGCAACGCGGGCCTTCAATTTGAGACAGCTACAGGACGCAATGGCAAGTTCTGGGTTGACAGTGAAAATGTGAAAACGGTCATCGCTGTTGGGAGGGCAGTACTGGAgactgatgagaagagattAGATGTCGAagaacagaagaagcttgtcaGGAAAATCATCAAAGACCTAAGCTGA
- a CDS encoding hypothetical protein (EggNog:ENOG41) has translation MGFLKPEVGKARKIYDLNNVPLVSGQAFVKWHLSHSMTAEHRGRTQKCPIANHRVEWGFVTAIPSIRISIDRNNNLTECLMEFEVIQEFGLTEKVTLGIVRLNLSEYVEESEAFVKDVASPGRMRSNSMGVSPTRGGTSRPRRDSDVVEDGIVRRYLMQDSKVNSTLKISILMIQVDGERSYVAPPLKTAPVFGGIGGIMSEAIEDDAGPIAAAVPNLSKPRDAAELQDLYRSVLAASWSRQPNEHSAEEVIEDIFNGGNGWKTKPHNASPVTDGEDDGDDMGPRDTIRARDTRRITHNLLHPHHHHHHHSHRTASPSHNHQNNGPAGSSHRRTPSNSSDKSFSTVTVTPSNRRKGVRIHEHHLDHARSMASMTSTMTLDSDLMREVSYKGTREVREDDMRNDLIAWRLPGDGNQVM, from the exons ATGGGCTTTCTCAAACCTGAAGTTGGCAAGGCCCGGAAG ATTTACGACCTCAACAACGTGCCGCTCGTTTCTGGTCAGGCCTTTGTCAAATGGCACCTCTCTCATTCAATGACCGCGGAGCATCGCGGGCGCACGCAGAAATGCCCTATCGCCAACCACAGAGTTGAATGGGGCTTCGTCACCGCAATACCCTCTATCCGTATATCGATAGACCGCAATAACAACCTTACCGAATGTCTCATGGAGTTTGAGGTCATACAGGAATTTGGCTTGACAGAAAAGGTCACCCTTGGTATTGTTCGCCTGAACCTGAGTGAGTACGTGGAAGAGAGCGAGGCCTTCGTCAAGGATGTCGCATCGCCTGGTCGCATGCGTAGTAACAGTATGGGAGTCAGCCCGACAAGGGGTGGTACATCACGGCCGCGCCGTGATTCAGATGTTGTCGAGGATGGCATCGTGAGGAGATATCTCATGCAGGATAGCAAAGTCAACAGTACGTTGAAGATTAGTATCCTCATGATCCAGGTCGACGGCGAACGGAGTTACGTAGCTCCTCCTCTGAAAACGGCTCCCGTCTTTGGAGGAATTGGAGGCATCATGAGCGAGGCAATAGAGGATGACGCTGGGC CAATTGCTGCCGCGGTCCCCAACTTGTCTAAGCCTCGCGACGCCGCTGAGCTCCAAGACCTATACCGAAGCGTTCTCGCTGCCTCGTGGAGCCGGCAACCGAACGAGCACTCCGCTGAAGAGGTCATTGAGGACATTTTCAACGGAGGTAACGGCTGGAAAACTAAACCTCATAATGCTTCGCCTGTCActgatggagaagacgatGGCGACGATATGGGTCCACGTGATACCATCCGAGCCCGCGATACTCGCCGTATAACTCATAATCTCCTTCaccctcatcaccatcatcaccaccactcaCACAGAACTGCTTCACCTTCGCACAACCACCAAAATAACGGCCCAGCTGGCTCCTCACATCGCCGCACACCAAGTAACTCGAGTGACAAGAGCTTCTCCACAGTTACAGTTACTCCGTCGAACCGACGCAAAGGTGTACGCATTCATGAGCACCACCTCGACCACGCGCGTAGCATGGCGAGCATGACATCTACTATGACACTTGATAGCGACCTAATGCGCGAAGTGAGTTATAAAGGAACCCGCGAGGTTAGAGAGGATGATATGCGAAACGACCTTATAGCTTGGCGATTACCGGGTGATGGTAACCAGGTAATGTGA
- a CDS encoding hypothetical protein (BUSCO:EOG09260TPT), producing MAPGSSTGAQSGPDSRKRKADTPVSNGRREKRSVVHSARSIPAQPAEAALKDGELDLQAFVAAHEFEIRALEQSMATSKAVASSRAFQKVPRGLRRRTASHNPKRVPRRLRKRALKEMKDDNTPVVEARRRKPRTTRAKIRSETARKLGILAARKRKASLGKAKQDGDVSKEKALAVVGRPPRPKLRRNELNEPPKPKSKFRKRQLNKTWLPTHSWHAKRARMTDPLEPLWRFAIPLSPNEKIYRPTHRAQGDRGAVVWEMSYMSTIGLYGRRAGIERVLKRIGVVQDSCWNDKGKKWRIGTRSWTGVLTRAIQTGQQNQVDRKMIGPCTILWNPEPPAQDDNQELKQESRQVFLRIHPSAFLELFNELLSLIKQENPRLYIEDLRFEIGSLDLTGPGSTEALLAILRTYPVKEKKETDHTELFQGLAGLTNAATLPAGAVLGFSVQDPRLQYPPRRLEVSEDPESQLQLLERIASWSAEENLNPYALFDRDTRHAASCLPSQKQIDRRRAKSAPGTILKLTGDDPPIPVILLASRTDRGTQKQGTWTLLAPWKCIQHLWYCLVHYPLSSGGNPRFAGLNEIRQVTFERGQTWFPGDFPGTKAGAAWELEERRKRRAAWERRPKSKRTAWESLDLGGGRKGEIGDGLASNFELLFNAGDSRTSEENNTEVAMDVDQDENPASTELSKPQEPRIYQLHQITKAAFNQAVASPSTSSTIPTNALLGVRISLISRGVATSCARIYRLPSRPTTAPQSSEAEVPATIPPGSLSTPSSLPYDLRTQWLSQARPSLSTKNKTSRTSVPRDLDFLKRQLAAELVSKPAPYPLTPANESDMDGHPLVPNADDLVGFVTTGSFSLSEGHGMAIGSIAINKVLDDVKENAKEGRYCIVRNAGESVGWLAKWEAI from the coding sequence ATGGCTCCGGGATCTTCTACCGGAGCCCAATCTGGGCCGGACAGTAGAAAGCGAAAGGCCGACACGCCGGTGTCGAATGGCCGCAGGGAGAAGCGCTCTGTCGTTCATTCTGCGCGCAGCATCCCTGCACAACCCGCCGAAGCTGCACTCAAAGATGGCGAACTCGATCTCCAGGCTTTTGTGGCCGCCCACGAGTTCGAGATTCGCGCTCTTGAGCAGAGCATGGCCACATCGAAAGCTGTTGCTAGCAGTCGCGCCTTTCAGAAGGTACCCAGAGGCTTACGCCGCCGCACAGCGAGTCACAACCCCAAACGGGTACCGCGCCGACTTAGAAAACGTGCGCTTAAAGAGATGAAGGACGACAACACTCCGGTCGTCGAAGCCAGAAGGAGGAAACCCAGAACAACGCGAGCAAAAATAAGATCCGAAACAGCACGAAAGTTGGGAATATTAGCAGCGAGGAAACGCAAGGCTAGCCTAGGGAAGGCGAAGCAAGATGGAGATGTCAGTAAAGAGAAAGCATTAGCTGTAGTAGGAAGACCGCCGAGACCAAAACTTCGACGAAACGAACTCAACGAACCTCCAAAGCCAAAGTCCAAGTTCCGCAAGCGGCAACTGAACAAAACATGGTTACCAACTCACTCATGGCATGCGAAAAGAGCACGCATGACTGATCCGTTGGAACCTTTATGGCGGTTCGCTATCCCATTGTCGCCAAACGAAAAGATATACCGACCTACACATCGAGCTCAGGGCGACAGAGGCGCGGTTGTATGGGAGATGAGCTACATGAGCACAATTGGACTTTACGGTAGGCGCGCTGGCATAGAACGTGTGTTGAAGCGTATAGGGGTTGTTCAGGATTCATGTTGGAACGACAAGGGAAAGAAGTGGAGGATCGGAACCCGCTCATGGACCGGTGTTCTAACTCGGGCAATTCAAACCGGACAGCAGAATCAAGTCGACCGAAAGATGATCGGACCATGTACTATCTTATGGAACCCCGAGCCACCGGCACAAGATGATAACCAGGAGCTAAAACAAGAATCGAGACAGGTTTTCTTAAGGATCCACCCATCAGCCTTCCTCGAGCTGTTTAACGAGTtactatctttaataaagCAGGAAAACCCTCGGCTTTACATCGAAGATCTTCGATTTGAGATTGGAAGCTTAGACTTGACAGGACCGGGATCTACAGAAGCTCTGCTAGCTATATTGCGTACTTATCCTgtgaaggaaaagaaggaaacaGATCATACCGAGCTTTTTCAAGGGCTGGCCGGTTTGACAAATGCTGCCACTCTCCCTGCTGGCGCGGTATTGGGGTTCTCGGTGCAGGATCCCCGTCTTCAATATCCCCCAAGGCGCCTGGAGGTCTCCGAAGACCCAGAGTCGCAACTTCAACTCCTCGAAAGGATAGCGTCGTGGTCGGCCGAGGAGAATTTGAACCCGTATGCCTTATTCGATCGTGACACTCGTCATGCCGCGTCCTGCCTCCCTTCACAGAAACAAATCGATAGACGAAGAGCAAAAAGTGCTCCCGGAACCATCTTGAAACTTACAGGAGATGATCCCCCGATCCCGGTCATCCTTTTGGCCTCCCGCACGGATAGAGGCACACAGAAGCAAGGTACATGGACTTTGCTTGCACCATGGAAGTGTATACAGCATCTCTGGTACTGTTTGGTACATTATCCCCTTTCTTCAGGGGGCAACCCGCGATTTGCAGGCTTGAACGAGATTCGACAGGTCACCTTCGAACGAGGTCAGACTTGGTTCCCTGGGGATTTTCCTGGAACCAAGGCTGGTGCTGCATGGGAGCTCGAGGAGCGTCGAAAAAGAAGAGCCGCTTGGGAGAGACGACCAAAGAGCAAGAGAACCGCATGGGAATCACTTGATCTGGGCGGTGGAAGGAAGGGCGAGATTGGCGATGGTCTCGCTAGCAATTTTGAGCTATTGTTCAATGCAGGAGATTCGCGCACCAGCGAAGAGAACAATACGGAGGTTGCGATGGACGTAGACCAGGACGAAAATCCAGCTTCAACAGAATTATCGAAGCCACAAGAGCCACGCATTTACCAGCTGCACCAAATCACGAAAGCGGCTTTTAACCAAGCCGTCGCATCTCCTTCTACCTCTTCAACAATACCGACAAACGCTCTTCTTGGCGTCCGTATATCTCTGATCTCTAGGGGCGTTGCCACATCCTGTGCTCGCATCTATCGCCTCCCATCTCGTCCTACCACAGCTCCACAGTCCTCTGAAGCCGAAGTTCCTGCCACTATCCCCCCAGGTTCATTATCTACACCCTCCTCGCTTCCCTATGATCTTCGGACCCAATGGCTTTCTCAAGCCCGGCCGTCTCTGTCTACAAAGAACAAAACATCGAGAACCTCGGTGCCCCGCGACTTGGACTTTCTGAAGCGTCAACTTGCCGCTGAACTCGTCTCTAAACCTGCGCCTTACCCTCTTACGCCGGCCAATGAATCCGACATGGATGGCCATCCCCTTGTTCCTAACGCCGACGATCTCGTTGGCTTCGTCACCACCGGATCATTTAGTCTGAGCGAGGGTCACGGTATGGCCATTGGTTCAATCGCGATAAACAAGGTTTTAGACGATGTCAAGGAAAACGCAAAGGAAGGACGATATTGTATTGTTAGAAATGCGGGCGAGAGCGTCGGGTGGCTTGCAAAATGGGAGGCTATCTAA